From the Cucumis sativus cultivar 9930 chromosome 5, Cucumber_9930_V3, whole genome shotgun sequence genome, the window TTGACAGTGAGTTGAGTTGGGCGGATTAAGGACATAGTTTGAGAGTCTTAATGGTAATTTGATTGCAACCGAGTGAtaattggaaataaaaaaaagatttagttCGTGTTGATTTCtaagaatcaaatttaatttgtttagttcgagtaatttaaaaattatttttaaatattttaaattgaattttagtctttgtttttaaaaaaagtttttattcaAAAGTTGGGCACCAACTGATGTCTAAAATGGTGGATTGTGGTGGTCACTGAAAATGGTGATTAGAAGTTGATCAAATGGTTTGGCAACAAAGGTGTGGTAGAGCGAGGGAAAACCCGCATCCTCATCTCATATTCACATGAAAATGGTGGGTTGTGGTGGTCACCAGCGGTTGTAAAAGATGGTGggttgtttagatttggtcgattttttaaaagattatttggtataatttgactaattttttttatacgatcatttagatttgatacacgatcgtttaaatttagacagttaaatctaaacaattttttaagatGTTTTGGTAcatgttttgatttattttacgTTTAGATTTCGCTATCCAATatctcaacgatttttttttcacgattttttttatttgtcgcaaaaagaatagaagaaataagatatgaaaagaaagagcaAACTTGGAATACTTCACAAAATTCGTAacttaatcaacttttttattcgggtacatttataaaaattaaggtTAAGTTTTagtacaaaaaataaatgtaaaataaattatttatcacaatagatcatatatatttttgaaaatatataatatttaaaaatcaatgtAATAGACAAATCGGTCAAAATAAAGgagattttaagaaatttgtgtAATATCAAATTAGACGTGTTCTCGAGTTAATTCGGGTTCAAACACGTACATGGGCCAGCTGATTTGacaattaattacataaaGGGGCCAGGCCCAtacttgaagaaaataatggtCAGGCCCAATACCCAAGCTCACTATTGAAGGCCATATCTAATAGCTCCATTTTAGAAACCCTAATTCGGCCGCAGCCTTCCATCTCGCCATTCCTCTCTTCGCAGGTATGAATCTGCCTTCTTCCTTCCACTGCTCTaaatttttgcatatttcttcctttattttgttttgccTTCCCCTTTTGATTGTTTCTTTTGCTGCTATCAGGTAAGTTTTTCTGGTCAAGGATCTTCAGCAATGGCACCTAAAGGTATGCATGCTCTCATTCTGatattgtgtttgtttgaGCACTCGATGTTCgtttatttcaatttctgctTCCATTCGTTTCAATCGAAGCTGGATGTCGTAAATACGTTCTCGATATACGGAATCTAGTTTCTTAAATCTACTTTTGTTCTGAACTAAAAGAACTAGTGATTGTTGAATGACATTTTAGTATTGTATAGCAAAGGAGAACTGGAGGAGAGAAACTAGTTGAAGTGAGCAAACCCCATCTAGATTTTGCAGTTTGCTTTGTATgcaaatcttttattttattttgttttatttaattcaccTCTTTTCAAGCGTTTTAGATGGAAGAACAACATTTTGAGAAGGTTTACTTGAGTTTTTATATGTGTGAATTGTATTCAATTGAATCTGAGCTATCTAGACTACGATGGGTAGTTTTGAGCTTTTGATTCTCTTTCTGTTGTTAATGTAAggctttttgtttcttcttttgcaGCTGATAGTAGCAAAAAGGCTGATCCCAAGGCTCAAGCCTTGAAGACTGCTAAGGCAGTCAAGTCTGGCCCAACTTTCAAGAAGAAGGCTAAGAAGATTAGAACTTCAGTCACATTCCATAGGCCAAAGACATTGAAGAAGGATAGGAATCCCAAGTATCCTAGAATCAGTGTTACTCCAAGGAACAAGTTGGATCAGTATCAAATTCTGAAATATCCATTGACCACAGAGTCTGCAATGAAGAAGATTGAGGACAATAACACCCTCGTCTTTATTGTTGACATTCGTGccaacaagaaaaatattaaagatgcTGTGAAGAAGATGTATGATATTCAGACCAAGAAAGTTAACACTTTAATCAGGTACCTACGAATCATTTGTTGTTTGAGcctgattttgtttattatctTGCTTAACACCTTTAAATGTACAAATACTCTATTGATTGATCCATTGTGATGATGATTGATTTATGACTTAATGTATGCTTCAACATTCCTGGTATGCAGACCCGACGGAACGAAGAAGGCATATGTTAGGTTAACTCCAGATTATGATGCTCTTGATGTGGCGAACAAGATTGGTATCATCTAAACTTCAGAGCTTGGAGCCAGCATTTTAATTGCAATTTGTtacatgtttaaattttggagaGGATTTTGTAGTAGGAGGACCCTAGTTTTGTTTTAGCTTCCTTTTTAATATGTATTGGTATTTGTTTGCTCAGATAGACTGGGTTCACAATACTTGGAACGTTGGAACATGCATTCcaaccattttcattataGTTTGCTTCAGACTCCATTACATCATTACTGAATTTTTGGTCTTTACATCTTCTCTTTGGTTCTTCAATATATAGTATCCATCCAATTGTTTGGTCACCAAGCACTTTATCCTAATGTTTGGGGATTGTTCTGTGCTGTATGAATGTACTATAGAGTATAATGTTATTAGTGATTAACATAACAATATGCTAATTGAATTATGTAGTGGGTCTTTCCCTTGAAGTGCTGTATTAGGATTTTTATAGTTAGGCTTCAGTGTCAGAGAACTAATGTTTTCAACTCCACCCtcgaaatttgttttttcgaTTTTATTTATACGTAAAGAACATGAAGTATGCAAAGATAGAAATTGTCTAGTGTTCTGCAATCATATATATTACTATTGAGTCGTAATTAATATTAGCTTGGGCTTTGCATTTGGTTTTAGTTCAATTTGGTTCATTTGTTTCGAAATGTTTGTATTCTTACGTTGTTCATATTAGTAGATTTTCAAAgtgtttgtgtttttgttaACCTTATATTTTAAGTTGCAATCTTTCTCCAATAATAGGTTTTTGTTGGAGAGGTAGCTAGAAACGGCATAAGTTCAATGTTAACTTGAAAGCAAGAAACagtattatattattcaaatgtgaaatgaaataaataaatagagtCAGAGAAATGGGCGTATGTCAAAACTTAGACAACAATTATAAGTTTAAGTATGAACTATACTAATATTGATCCATTctaaatcatatataaatacaatataGCCTAAGCctaaaaatctatattttattaaacaagaaagagaacaaaattcaactcaagaaaatgaagtaaacTGGAAGtgtagaaaaagaattttctAAGAACCCAAAAAAACCTATAATTATGCTTTCTAGTACTTTTGTGGATTGCTCGACTCTTGCTGTAATAGTCTACTGTTCTTGACGAGAACCTTGGTTGAAgttagttttttgtttcaaacattGTATTGAAGAGTTctatataaaaggaaagaaaaagaaagaaaaacttatttgttagatataaTATTGAATAAAAGCTTAAACTTCATTCTGTGTCAAATAAATTCGTAGGGGATGATTTACAAAGAtgtaagaaatatataaatacaagGTTAATTTACAAACAAGAAGCACCAGTGGTCTAGTGGTAGAATAGTACCCTGCCACGGTACAGACCCGGGTTCAATTCCCGGCTGGTGCATTTGGTTGGTCTTGCTATGATGAGATTTGCCCCAATAGTGATCTGGGTCGATCACAACCGTCCGATTCATATCCGACGAAAATCCTGGGTGCATCTGAGctggacttttttttttattgacgcCTTCAAATGGCTTGACTTTCTCCATCGCTTAAtacaattaaacaaatattgaatgtgACAGTTTGTGACATTAAAACAAATCCctccaaatattttatttttaatcccATAATCtgacatttgatttttcattcaccaaataaaaaaggaaaaaaaaagacctaTGTGACAATGATTTAGAATAGAAATTactaacttcttttttatccCATTAATTTAACTTCCACCCTTCAATAATGCAATAATGcagattatttcaaaaatagtcttcactttactttaaaatttaaccacccacatgtttaattatatttttttataaatatttatacacataaatttgttttaaaatctattttctcaaaattttgttagattattttttcatctcattttgaaaaattacgAGACatctcaaactttttttaaatgatttttttctttcaaattcataCTATTTAAAAggtaataatgaaaattttaagttttgtagTATGTTGTCCATTGATCATAGATACGTTGTACTAAAAAACATTTAGGTTTGAAACGAATAGGAGAGATGTAAACTCTTGAAATCCACGatgtaaaaaattaagaaaatatatagttaataaattttaatcgTCAAACCCAAGGAACTCTTGGAGAAGTAAAGCTCACAACTAGactattttcaatttccacTCTTCCAACTCTTTAACCCAACACTTCCTTCTTTATGGTATTTTGGATAGCATGATGAATTGATAATGCAACTTGGGCAAgtttgaatatgaaaaaaaattagtaaatttatgttatataataataattttttaaaaataattaaaagatacaaactatttacatttttcgataaataaaactactaaaaaacaaaaactcataacacttaaatttattatatgatttattaacgataaaatatagtttgatactaatatatataaaattttgtcacGCAATCGGTAAGATTCACAAGAGTGACactatgttatattttaataacttttattaaacTCAATTATATCACCAACAAACATACTTAGTGACTAAGTTCTAAAATAATgttcaatttctattttagtttccttttgatagtaaagttttaaatattaaaatgttacaatttgatatatagaaaccaaattaaaatcaatcttaaaatctttatattttaaaagttcaggtagaaattaaatttaaaatttatcagtaaaacattaaatattatGTTGAAAGACTTTGggttattaaatttttattctttttctcctttcaaattttctaatatttgtgTGATTTgatcataaatttattatctaGACAATCATATGATTAGCATAAAATAAGTACAGGTCAAATATGTCattgaagtttaaaatatgttaatgatatagttgaaattttttagttgaaaaataCTTGGTTTGGAACTCGGCGAATAACGAGTTGGTAAAATTAACGGTAAACGTATTTGAAGAAACACAAAGTTTGATTCAAGTCATATTGTCTTagaatatattatttcatgagtagatgaaaataaatagatttacCATTAACTTAAATGCAATAGGTTATAAGTGTCGATTACAAAgactaaaaggaaaaaaattagtttaagaaCTAAATAGTTGGAAACCAAAAATCCGAAGatcaatttgtaatttttacgGACCAAACCGAGGTTTTAAAACCCAAATGACAATTATCCATGTTTTTACAAAATCtctattctaaaaaaaatgaaaaagctaATTTTTGAATCATCGAGAGTATCAACATTTATAGTTCAAATGTTTAACAACAATAGAAGAGTCTTCTTATCTTAAGGTTGGAGGCAAATGCCCAACAATATAGTTCCTATTAAGAGTTAAACTAGTATGCATCAAGACATTATTGCAGGTCCTAAAGAAACATAAACTCTTCAAACACGTCAATCTAAAACTTTAGTATCTCCCCATATGTTTAAATGAGAATGTTTAGGAAATGACTCAATCCTTTCCGACCATATTTGACCTACTTTCAAGTTACTCACGTCTTTCAACTTTAGTTGCAATGGAGAAACTTCAGTAAAATTCATAAAgaaatttccaatttttagTTTCTCTTCTGATGAGGAACCATCCTCTTGGCCTGTAAACCCTTTCAAGATTACAACTTTGAGTTGCTCGAGTCGAACTTCTTTGTCTGTGCTTGAAATGCGGTAACTTTCAGGATCAAACTacacagtaaaaaaaaattacatacaaTATTAGTTAACTATAGGTTGTATTCAACTTGAAAAGTCGTTTTCACACTTGctctttcaaatatataaaaacttttaaaaacgcCTAACGTAGTACCGTAACAAATAGACGTTCCAAAGTAGGACATAATTTGATGATAGCAATCAATGGTTTGACAttgaagttttcttttaagtcatcaATCCACCACAACTCTTTCAACTTATAGAACTGGAAGTTccaagaaagagaaggaaataTCAAAGCCTGCAACAACAACAACTAGAAGTGAACATGATAAACTAAAAACTTGGTTTGATAGAGGAAAAAATCCAAACGGACAAGTTTAAACATACTTAATAAAGAGTAAAACCGACcaactaaaattgattaacTATTAGTCATTGACGGTCTAACTCGGTTTAAACATTTACTAGACTGACTATAGTCAGTTTAGTGATTGCTTGGTCTAAAAATCTACTCGGACCAAAGGCTACACATCCCCAAGAATATCTTTCACAACTCAAACAAACCCAGcagatgaaaagaaagaaaagacaaacaCTAGTTGAGGTGCAAAATAAAGTAAGAAATACCTCAAAAGTCCATTTACATATGGTGAGTGTTTCGGCATTCTTCACTGTCAACAAAATTGGATCAAACTCATTACTCTTATACAGGTATCCAGGACCTTGTCTGCAGTCAAGCATAACATCTTCCATGTTAAAATGATAATCAAGTTGAATGCGAGGAAACGACCCTCTATATCGAAACGACCGGAGTTTCGAGGATCCAATGTGAAGAAACTCCAACTGCAAACAATCTAAGATGGTCAAGCTTCGCAGCTTTGAACTAGAACTGACTGAAAATGATTGCAATCCATTGCATTCAATAAGTTTCAAGCTTTCAAGGGAATAAATACTTGAAACCAAGGAGGAAACCGCCTCGGTCGTGAGACGGCTTACCGATTTAAGACAGAGAGTTTTGACAAAGAAAGTCGAATGAGAAAGCTGGTGGTGATCATAATTCAGATTCAATTTCCAATCGAACTCACTTGGAACTTCATGTTTATGAGAAGAGAAATGTAAGTGAAGTTTTTGATTTGACAAAACAGACAGAAAGAGAGCTTTGCCATTGTCAAACTGATATTGGAGCTTTCTGAAATAATTCAATGGATTGAAGTGATTGAAGTAATGAATAAGGAAGTTTATAGCTGCATTTGGAAGATCTTCAAGAGCTCCATTTTGGACAGAGATCTTATTCCAAAGATTTCTCCACCTTTTTGAAAGGAAAGTGGTTTGAAGAACTGATTCAAAGggtaaaaaagatgaaattttgtaaagaaCTTCATCAGGTAAATTGCTTATCAAATCATTCTCATTTGGATCCATCAAAAACCTTGTTTCTGAGTTTGGAGAATCTTAAGGATTGTTGGTGAAGTTGGGATTGAGAATACAGCTTTTAAAGAGGTTcacaaaaagaagagaagtctTATCCAATCCTCTACCAACCGTCTTTGTTTTGGAGTTAAAAATCCGTCGgtgaggattttttttaataacaaacttGAAGAAGATGGTTGACCCTTGGACTTTCAAATAAGATAATAGATGAAGACTTATGAACATCTTTTCTTGCGGAAATGATTCAAAGATTTGCTTTATAAATATTGGAAACACAACCATCTAACTCTAGTCAATTCACTTTTATcttattataaaacaaaaattattttgtgaaacaaactttaactttaatgaaattttgataggAGAAAATAACACAAATATCCGTGAACTAATTTACGGTCATATTCGAATAGTCGTGAATTGTCTATAAAttgattattagttttttaaaaaatgaaaagccttgtgattaattttattattaaaggCCATTAtcagaaggaaaaaagttttttttgttagctTCCACAGTTTGGCAAACAAAGAGAAcctttaatataaaaaaaatcacgtTGGGTAATAATTTgagtttaaaaatttataactttgtCACGTAATGCATTCaatatacgtttgatacaccCAATATATACTTGACACACATGTTATAATGttgaaaatagcaaaatattaaaggATTTTAAGTTAATGGTAGCTAAGTAACTATGCTTAATGACATTtggaaaaagtaaaacaagGTTATGTTTTCGTAAATAAGTTGTATTTATCAACTTCAATGGCTAAAAGCGTGAAACACCTTTTTAGGGCACAATTGAAACAAATagtgagttattatagtcctaggttataatagttataataatttttagactttcaatttttttttattcacgACTATGCAATTACAATTGTTGGCGTTACTAGTTTTTGTTagcaaaaatttgaaatcaaacattttatatacATGATTactactttaaaaaaattatatatatgtttacgTTTTTGACTCCTTCAATTGCCTTGACCTt encodes:
- the LOC101222977 gene encoding 60S ribosomal protein L23a encodes the protein MAPKADSSKKADPKAQALKTAKAVKSGPTFKKKAKKIRTSVTFHRPKTLKKDRNPKYPRISVTPRNKLDQYQILKYPLTTESAMKKIEDNNTLVFIVDIRANKKNIKDAVKKMYDIQTKKVNTLIRPDGTKKAYVRLTPDYDALDVANKIGII
- the LOC101206795 gene encoding F-box protein At2g39490 — encoded protein: MDPNENDLISNLPDEVLYKISSFLPFESVLQTTFLSKRWRNLWNKISVQNGALEDLPNAAINFLIHYFNHFNPLNYFRKLQYQFDNGKALFLSVLSNQKLHLHFSSHKHEVPSEFDWKLNLNYDHHQLSHSTFFVKTLCLKSVSRLTTEAVSSLVSSIYSLESLKLIECNGLQSFSVSSSSKLRSLTILDCLQLEFLHIGSSKLRSFRYRGSFPRIQLDYHFNMEDVMLDCRQGPGYLYKSNEFDPILLTVKNAETLTICKWTFEALIFPSLSWNFQFYKLKELWWIDDLKENFNVKPLIAIIKLCPTLERLFVTFDPESYRISSTDKEVRLEQLKVVILKGFTGQEDGSSSEEKLKIGNFFMNFTEVSPLQLKLKDVSNLKVGQIWSERIESFPKHSHLNIWGDTKVLD